In a genomic window of Hyphomonas sp.:
- the dut gene encoding dUTP diphosphatase — translation MTKVNVSVRPLPHFEGLDLPAYETAGSAGMDVRAAVPEDDPVLLQAGERAMIPTGLSVAIPQGYEIQVRPRSGLAAKHGLTCLNTPGTIDSDYRGEIKVILVNLGQDAFTINRGERIAQLVLAPVTQLAWEEVSELDETARGAGGFGSTGR, via the coding sequence ATGACCAAGGTTAACGTCTCCGTCCGCCCGCTGCCCCATTTTGAGGGGCTTGATTTGCCTGCCTATGAAACCGCCGGTTCGGCCGGAATGGATGTCCGCGCCGCCGTGCCGGAGGACGATCCGGTCCTGCTGCAGGCAGGGGAGCGGGCGATGATCCCGACGGGCCTGTCGGTCGCCATTCCGCAGGGCTATGAGATTCAAGTGCGCCCACGTTCCGGCCTCGCTGCCAAGCATGGCCTGACCTGTCTCAACACGCCCGGCACGATCGACAGCGACTATCGCGGCGAGATTAAGGTGATCCTGGTCAATCTCGGCCAGGACGCCTTCACCATCAATCGCGGCGAGCGCATCGCCCAACTGGTATTGGCACCGGTCACCCAGCTGGCCTGGGAGGAAGTGTCCGAACTCGACGAGACCGCACGCGGTGCAGGCGGGTTCGGTTCTACCGGAAGATAA
- a CDS encoding branched-chain amino acid aminotransferase, with product MSAYDDRDGYIWMDGEFVPWRDTKVHVLTHALHYASSVFEGERAYGGKIFRSLDHSRRLHKSAGIMGFEIPFSVEQVEQAKTEALAKSGLESAYVRAVAWRGSEMMGVSAQNNTIHLAVAVWHWGDYFADKMKGIRMTHAQWRRPAPDTAPCHAKAAGLYMICTLSKHAAERDGYADALMLDYRGQIAEATGANIFFVRDGALHTPTPDCFLNGLTRQTAIRLAKERGIEVIERAIFPDELSTFSECFITGSAAEITPVAEIGEHTFKPGQISEALVNDYTALVNGRLELAL from the coding sequence ATGTCTGCATATGACGACCGCGACGGTTATATCTGGATGGATGGCGAATTCGTGCCGTGGCGGGACACGAAAGTTCACGTCCTGACCCATGCCTTGCACTATGCGTCGTCCGTGTTCGAAGGCGAGCGCGCCTATGGCGGCAAGATCTTCCGCTCCCTCGACCATTCACGGCGGCTGCACAAATCCGCCGGGATCATGGGCTTCGAAATCCCTTTCTCGGTTGAACAGGTCGAGCAGGCCAAGACCGAGGCGCTGGCGAAATCCGGCCTTGAAAGCGCCTATGTCCGGGCCGTCGCCTGGCGCGGGTCCGAAATGATGGGCGTCTCGGCCCAGAACAACACGATCCACCTGGCGGTCGCCGTCTGGCATTGGGGCGATTATTTTGCCGACAAGATGAAGGGCATCCGCATGACGCATGCCCAGTGGCGCCGCCCCGCGCCGGACACGGCGCCCTGCCATGCCAAGGCGGCCGGCCTCTACATGATCTGCACCCTGTCCAAGCACGCGGCCGAACGTGACGGCTATGCCGATGCCCTGATGCTGGATTATCGCGGACAGATTGCCGAAGCGACCGGCGCCAACATCTTCTTCGTTCGCGACGGGGCGCTGCATACGCCGACGCCGGACTGCTTCCTGAACGGGCTGACCCGCCAGACGGCGATCCGGCTGGCGAAGGAACGCGGCATTGAAGTCATCGAGCGGGCCATCTTCCCGGATGAGCTGTCCACCTTCTCCGAATGCTTCATCACGGGCAGCGCTGCGGAAATCACACCGGTTGCCGAGATCGGCGAACACACCTTCAAGCCGGGCCAGATTTCCGAAGCTCTGGTCAATGACTATACGGCCTTGGTGAATGGCCGTCTGGAGCTGGCGCTATAA